A stretch of the Amycolatopsis sp. BJA-103 genome encodes the following:
- a CDS encoding thiamine-binding protein, whose protein sequence is MIVAFSVSPSATEEDGGVSEAVARAVKVVRESGLANSTNAMFTNIEGDSWDQVMDVVKRAVEAAGEGSSRVGLVLKADIRPGYEGQLTAKVERVEKHLGD, encoded by the coding sequence ATGATCGTGGCCTTCAGTGTCAGCCCGTCCGCGACCGAGGAAGACGGCGGTGTCAGCGAAGCCGTCGCCCGTGCGGTGAAAGTGGTGCGCGAGTCCGGCCTGGCGAATTCGACCAACGCGATGTTCACCAACATCGAGGGTGACAGCTGGGATCAGGTCATGGACGTCGTCAAGCGGGCCGTCGAGGCCGCGGGTGAAGGTTCGTCACGGGTCGGTCTGGTGCTCAAGGCCGACATCCGGCCGGGCTACGAAGGCCAGCTGACCGCCAAGGTGGAGCGCGTCGAGAAGCACCTGGGCGACTAG
- a CDS encoding MarR family winged helix-turn-helix transcriptional regulator, which translates to MSRPLPFDPIARAAQLWEARIGPSETMAAVTGIMRVQQIIQSAVDGALKPHGLTFARYEALVLLTFARASHLPMRVMGERLQLHPTSVTNIVDRLEKDGLVKRVPHPTDRRTTLVEITDEGRARREEATKAVTEIDFGLTGLTGKQTEQLTDLLTKVRKATGDFTE; encoded by the coding sequence ATGAGCCGTCCGTTGCCGTTCGACCCGATCGCCCGCGCGGCGCAGCTGTGGGAGGCCCGCATCGGGCCGTCCGAAACCATGGCCGCGGTGACCGGGATCATGCGCGTGCAGCAGATCATCCAGTCCGCGGTGGACGGGGCGCTCAAGCCGCACGGGCTGACCTTCGCCCGGTACGAGGCGCTGGTCCTGCTGACCTTCGCCCGCGCCTCCCACCTGCCGATGCGCGTGATGGGCGAGCGGCTGCAGCTGCATCCGACGAGCGTCACCAACATCGTCGACAGGCTGGAGAAGGACGGGCTGGTCAAGCGCGTACCGCATCCGACCGACCGCCGGACCACCTTGGTCGAGATCACCGACGAAGGCCGCGCACGCCGCGAAGAGGCCACGAAGGCGGTCACCGAGATCGACTTCGGGCTGACCGGGCTCACCGGCAAGCAGACCGAGCAGCTGACCGACCTGCTCACCAAGGTCCGCAAGGCCACCGGCGACTTCACCGAATAG
- a CDS encoding DUF3817 domain-containing protein: MSSKAALVFRVAAVAEALSWAGLLVGMFLKYAVELGEGGVPVLGMVHGVVFVLYVLVSLSVAKPLGWRPKTLILALLSSIPPLFTWLFESWALRNGKLDGPQRLSHGGVGLFDRTPEPAAV; this comes from the coding sequence GTGTCCAGCAAGGCCGCTCTAGTATTCCGCGTGGCCGCGGTAGCCGAAGCCCTCTCCTGGGCCGGGCTGCTGGTCGGGATGTTCCTCAAGTACGCCGTCGAGCTCGGCGAGGGCGGCGTTCCCGTCCTCGGCATGGTGCACGGCGTCGTCTTCGTCCTCTACGTGCTGGTCTCCCTCTCCGTGGCGAAGCCGCTCGGCTGGCGCCCGAAGACCCTGATCCTCGCGCTGCTCTCCAGCATCCCGCCGCTGTTCACCTGGCTGTTCGAGTCCTGGGCGCTGCGCAACGGCAAGCTCGACGGCCCGCAGCGGCTGTCGCACGGCGGTGTCGGCCTGTTCGACCGGACCCCGGAACCCGCCGCCGTCTGA
- a CDS encoding GH92 family glycosyl hydrolase, translated as MPASTSTRIAGLLIALTVPAGLLTPVAAAAPGGDPVDAVNTFIGTKDDGNTFPGASAPFGMTQVSPISSHYAGYRYDDTAIRGFGHFFLSGAGCWEQGGLVSSLPTTGSVGPGAAFDTTKADTFDHKKYASPYTHEGEVGKPGYYKVRLTGYGGVDAETTATTRTGVERYTFAKSGDANVFVNVGQANDKEPVTASQIRVVGDRTVEGMVESQAFCGGKPYKTWFTTTFDKPFKSFGTWSPAGGTPGSKESAGGEGLRGAWLTFGGGQVTATTAISHVDAFGAKLNLASEKGRSFDAVRDGAQRAWRKELSSVDIKGGAKDDRTVFYTSLYHALLQPLTGNDADGRYRGFDDKIHRALGWTYYEFFSLWDTYRTQNQLLALLRPSRAKDVAKSVLAIHDQGGWLPRWAYANQETNTMTGDPVTPFLVDLWRFGALSGQELKAYQALLQNSREIPPASSPFQGRAGNASYQKDGFVQYDKDFPKKGQDTDPDHGASATLEYALADCSLSIMAAGLGKKDDAKALAEKGRSYRTLWDSSVTDRGFTGFYRPKLEGGEWFSPVGKPFNPQSQDGFHEGTSWQYQWLTQQDVPGLVDRMGGKENVGKRLDDFFAYGDLVKDPAKTVREEWVVGPYNYYNQFRYNPNNEPDLHSPWMYTLTGQPWKTSAVVRAAHTLFTNAPNGVTGNDDLGTMSAWYVFSALGLYPAVPGTGQFVLNAPRFEKSVVRLENGRDITIKAAGADPSKLQYVQGLGSGSQRAYVGLEQLTRGTTLDFKLTEDAAKATWATGPEGAPKSPCAG; from the coding sequence ATGCCCGCAAGCACTTCGACCCGCATCGCCGGGTTGCTCATCGCGCTCACCGTCCCCGCCGGGCTGCTCACGCCCGTCGCGGCTGCGGCGCCCGGTGGCGACCCCGTGGACGCGGTCAACACCTTCATCGGCACCAAGGACGACGGCAACACCTTCCCCGGCGCCTCGGCCCCGTTCGGGATGACACAGGTCAGCCCGATCTCGTCGCATTACGCCGGCTACCGCTACGACGACACCGCGATCCGCGGCTTCGGGCATTTCTTCCTGTCCGGCGCGGGCTGCTGGGAGCAGGGCGGTCTCGTGTCGTCCCTGCCCACGACCGGTTCGGTCGGGCCCGGCGCGGCGTTCGACACGACCAAGGCCGACACCTTCGACCACAAGAAGTACGCCTCGCCGTACACACACGAGGGCGAGGTCGGTAAGCCCGGCTACTACAAGGTGCGGCTCACCGGCTACGGCGGCGTCGACGCGGAGACCACCGCGACCACGCGGACCGGGGTCGAGCGGTACACCTTCGCGAAATCGGGCGACGCGAACGTTTTCGTCAACGTCGGACAGGCCAACGACAAGGAACCCGTGACGGCGAGCCAGATCCGCGTCGTCGGGGACCGGACGGTCGAAGGCATGGTGGAGTCGCAGGCGTTCTGCGGCGGGAAACCGTACAAGACCTGGTTCACCACGACGTTCGACAAGCCGTTCAAATCCTTCGGCACGTGGTCGCCCGCCGGCGGCACCCCCGGCTCGAAGGAGTCCGCTGGCGGCGAGGGCCTGCGCGGTGCTTGGCTGACCTTCGGCGGCGGACAGGTCACCGCCACGACGGCGATCTCCCATGTGGACGCTTTCGGCGCCAAGCTCAACCTGGCCTCGGAGAAGGGCCGTTCGTTCGACGCGGTCCGCGACGGCGCCCAGCGTGCCTGGCGCAAGGAACTGTCCTCGGTGGACATCAAGGGCGGGGCGAAGGACGACCGCACGGTGTTCTACACCTCGCTCTACCACGCGCTGCTGCAGCCGCTGACCGGCAACGACGCCGACGGCCGGTATCGGGGGTTCGACGACAAGATCCATCGCGCGCTGGGCTGGACGTACTACGAGTTCTTCTCGTTGTGGGACACCTATCGCACGCAGAACCAGTTGCTCGCGCTCTTGCGGCCGTCGCGGGCGAAGGACGTCGCGAAGTCCGTGCTCGCCATTCACGATCAGGGCGGCTGGCTGCCGCGCTGGGCCTACGCCAACCAGGAAACGAACACGATGACCGGCGATCCGGTCACCCCGTTCCTGGTCGACCTGTGGCGCTTCGGCGCGCTGTCCGGGCAGGAGCTCAAGGCGTACCAGGCACTTCTGCAGAACTCGCGGGAGATCCCGCCCGCGTCTTCGCCGTTTCAGGGCCGTGCGGGGAACGCCAGCTATCAGAAGGACGGGTTCGTCCAGTACGACAAGGACTTCCCGAAGAAGGGGCAGGACACCGACCCGGATCACGGCGCTTCGGCGACCTTGGAATACGCGCTCGCTGATTGCTCGCTGTCGATCATGGCCGCCGGTCTCGGCAAGAAGGACGACGCGAAGGCCTTGGCGGAGAAGGGACGCAGCTATCGCACGCTGTGGGACTCGTCGGTGACCGACCGCGGCTTCACCGGTTTCTACCGGCCCAAGCTCGAAGGCGGCGAGTGGTTCAGCCCGGTGGGCAAGCCGTTCAACCCGCAGAGCCAGGACGGGTTCCACGAGGGCACGTCGTGGCAGTACCAATGGCTGACCCAGCAGGACGTCCCCGGTCTCGTCGACCGCATGGGCGGCAAGGAGAACGTCGGCAAGCGGCTCGACGACTTCTTCGCCTATGGGGACCTGGTCAAGGATCCGGCGAAGACCGTGCGCGAGGAATGGGTCGTCGGCCCGTACAACTACTACAACCAGTTCCGCTACAACCCGAACAACGAGCCGGATCTGCATTCGCCCTGGATGTACACGCTGACCGGGCAGCCGTGGAAGACCTCGGCCGTCGTCCGCGCGGCGCACACGTTGTTCACCAACGCGCCCAACGGTGTCACCGGCAACGACGACCTCGGGACCATGTCCGCGTGGTACGTCTTCAGCGCGCTCGGCCTGTACCCGGCGGTGCCGGGCACCGGGCAGTTCGTGCTCAACGCGCCGCGGTTCGAGAAGTCCGTGGTGCGGCTGGAGAACGGCCGCGACATCACGATCAAGGCCGCGGGCGCGGATCCGTCGAAGCTCCAGTACGTCCAAGGACTGGGATCCGGTTCGCAGCGGGCTTATGTCGGGCTGGAACAGCTGACGCGAGGGACCACTTTGGACTTCAAGCTCACCGAAGACGCCGCGAAGGCGACGTGGGCGACCGGTCCCGAAGGGGCGCCGAAGTCGCCCTGCGCCGGGTGA
- a CDS encoding LacI family DNA-binding transcriptional regulator, which produces MSDVARLAGVSIKTVSRVVNDEPAVHPDTAERVMAAIEQLGFRRNLGARNLRRGSTTGTIGLIVEDVGNPFYSELNRAVERIATSFGRQVLTGSSEENSDRERELVLEFCSRRVDGILVVPAGMQHGYLVPEMRAGTPVVFLDRPAGDIVADTVLVDNIGGTVEAVAHLAKHGHRRIAFLADSPDIFTAGERLRGFREGCVRNGIPYDESLVVMRTPTAEGVGDAVRRLLTGPNPATAVIAGNNRVAVHLLRALAHAERRPAMISFDDFELADLLDPPVSVIAHDVSALGRAAAELLFARVQGDQSAPRKVVLPVHLVARGSGEVAPS; this is translated from the coding sequence ATGAGTGACGTGGCCCGCCTCGCGGGCGTGAGCATCAAGACCGTCTCGCGGGTAGTGAACGACGAGCCCGCCGTCCATCCGGACACCGCGGAGCGCGTCATGGCGGCGATCGAGCAGCTCGGGTTCCGGCGGAACCTCGGCGCGCGCAACCTGCGGCGCGGCTCGACGACCGGGACGATCGGCCTGATCGTCGAAGATGTCGGGAACCCCTTCTATTCGGAACTCAACCGCGCCGTCGAACGCATCGCGACCTCGTTCGGCCGCCAGGTGCTGACCGGTTCGTCCGAGGAGAACTCCGACCGCGAACGCGAACTGGTCCTCGAGTTCTGTTCCCGCCGCGTCGACGGCATCCTCGTCGTCCCCGCCGGGATGCAGCACGGCTACCTGGTCCCCGAGATGCGCGCGGGCACGCCCGTGGTGTTCCTCGACCGGCCCGCCGGCGACATCGTGGCCGACACGGTGCTGGTCGACAACATCGGCGGCACCGTCGAAGCGGTCGCCCACCTGGCGAAACACGGTCACCGCCGGATCGCGTTCCTCGCCGACAGCCCGGACATCTTCACCGCGGGCGAACGCCTGCGCGGGTTCCGGGAAGGCTGCGTCCGCAACGGGATCCCCTACGACGAGAGCCTCGTCGTGATGCGGACGCCGACGGCCGAGGGGGTCGGTGACGCCGTGCGGCGGCTGCTCACCGGGCCGAACCCCGCCACCGCCGTGATCGCGGGCAACAACCGTGTCGCCGTCCATCTGCTGCGCGCGCTGGCGCACGCGGAACGGCGTCCCGCGATGATCAGCTTCGACGACTTCGAACTGGCGGATCTGCTGGATCCGCCGGTCTCCGTGATCGCGCACGACGTGAGCGCGCTGGGCCGGGCGGCCGCGGAACTGCTGTTCGCCCGGGTCCAGGGAGATCAATCCGCACCGAGAAAGGTAGTTCTGCCCGTGCATCTCGTAGCCCGCGGTTCCGGGGAGGTCGCGCCCTCATGA